The DNA window TGGTCCAACCGCACCAACTGACCCCACACGCCGACCCCGCGCCGCACGTCGCCACCTCGGGGGCGCCTCCTATGCGAGGTGGCGACGTGGCCGCAGGTCCTCACAGAGTTGGTCGGATGAGGCAGTGGTCAGGCGCTGTGCTGTGACTCTGTTGGTGAGGCAGGCACAGGCTTTGATGATCATGAAGTTGTCTACGCTTCGTGACCATCAGGAATACCTGTGCCTGCTCTGCCAGCATGGCTGACCGACCCGTTGTGGGACCAGTTCGCCGCCCTGCTGCCTGACCGTTGCGAGTTCCATCCGACCCATCCGCTGAGCTGCCACCGCCGTCGCATCCCAGACCGGATCGTGTTCGACAAGCTGCTGCAGATGCTGCGGTTCGGCTGCTCCTACCAGGGCATCGCCGACACCACCTGCTCGGCCACCACGATCCGTAACCGCCGCGACGAATGGATCGAACTCGGGATATTCGCGCAGCTGAAGACGATCGCCCTGGATGCTTACGACCGCATCGTGGGTCTGCTGCTCGAGGACATCGCGATGGACGGCTGTATCACCAAGGCCCCCGGCGGGGGCGAGTGCGCCGGCCCGTCTCCGGTCGATCGCCGCAAGCAGGGCATGAAACGGTCGCTGATGGTCGAGGGCTACGGCATCCCGCTTGCTCGGGTGCTGGCCGGTGCCAACCGGCACGACTCGCCGCTGTTGGCACCCACCTTGGACAAACTCACCGACATCGGCCCGCTCCCCGGCGAGGTCACCGTGCACCTGGACTCCGGCTACGACTCCAGCACAACCCGCGACGAAATCGCCGGATGTGGCCTACGCGGACAGATCGCTCGCAAAGGCGAGAAGGCACCCATCCAAGCCAGCAGGCGCTGGCATGTGGAACGCACGAACTCCTGGCGCAAC is part of the Nocardia sp. NBC_00565 genome and encodes:
- a CDS encoding IS5 family transposase; protein product: MPALPAWLTDPLWDQFAALLPDRCEFHPTHPLSCHRRRIPDRIVFDKLLQMLRFGCSYQGIADTTCSATTIRNRRDEWIELGIFAQLKTIALDAYDRIVGLLLEDIAMDGCITKAPGGGECAGPSPVDRRKQGMKRSLMVEGYGIPLARVLAGANRHDSPLLAPTLDKLTDIGPLPGEVTVHLDSGYDSSTTRDEIAGCGLRGQIARKGEKAPIQASRRWHVERTNSWRNAFNRLQRCYERREVVIDAFFDLADAIIAVRSLIRKAWTLYRWDTRPVRRP